One genomic window of Bacteroidota bacterium includes the following:
- a CDS encoding Pycsar system effector family protein has translation MTADEQRAPGAPAEDASATGDGQADPEPDVLEPADVEAVAEAAAEAVEEARAERKAKKKAKKKKAEAKQADKKDTLGTSRGVETMFRTSYRVHMDLSSLADTKANIMISINGLILPILLGAISPKIDSNPWLLVPTSVLMIGCLISMVFAIRSARPRVNSNVVTLDQVRNESVNILFFGHYANMTRDDFEQGMTELMQDNDRLYRNMIRDLYGLGSVLTTKFRLLRTSYTVFMFSIVIGVLLFIGTYFLIATDVIGQEPAETTVMVPDAAPNAAPLIPLP, from the coding sequence ATGACTGCTGACGAGCAACGCGCACCGGGTGCCCCGGCCGAAGACGCCTCTGCGACGGGCGACGGCCAGGCCGATCCCGAGCCGGACGTACTGGAGCCGGCCGACGTAGAGGCCGTCGCCGAGGCCGCCGCCGAGGCAGTCGAGGAGGCACGCGCCGAGCGCAAGGCCAAGAAAAAGGCCAAAAAGAAAAAGGCCGAGGCGAAGCAGGCCGACAAGAAGGACACGCTCGGCACGAGCCGAGGGGTCGAGACCATGTTTCGGACCTCGTACCGCGTCCACATGGACCTCTCGTCGCTGGCCGACACCAAGGCCAACATCATGATCTCGATCAACGGCCTGATCCTCCCGATCCTGCTCGGCGCGATCTCGCCCAAGATCGACTCCAACCCCTGGCTGCTCGTCCCGACCTCGGTGCTGATGATCGGGTGTCTGATCTCGATGGTCTTCGCCATCCGCTCGGCGCGACCGCGCGTCAACAGCAACGTCGTCACGCTCGACCAGGTGCGAAACGAGAGTGTCAACATCCTCTTCTTCGGCCACTACGCGAACATGACGCGCGATGACTTCGAGCAAGGGATGACCGAACTGATGCAGGACAACGACCGGCTCTACCGCAACATGATCCGCGACCTCTACGGGCTGGGCAGCGTGCTGACGACGAAGTTCAGGCTTCTCCGCACGTCCTACACCGTGTTCATGTTCAGCATCGTCATTGGCGTGCTCCTCTTCATCGGGACCTACTTTCTCATCGCGACCGACGTGATCGGCCAGGAGCCCGCCGAGACGACTGTGATGGTCCCGGACGCGGCCCCGAACGCCGCGCCCCTGATTCCTCTCCCCTGA
- a CDS encoding MBL fold metallo-hydrolase — MTVTFYGVRGSTPAPGTAFARYGGHTTCAAVALGDRVLVLDAGTGIRPLGRALLGRGDDLFVLLTHLHADHVTGFPFFAPLYEEGRTIHLIDYEEASWSPLALFDGVHYPLRPGDLPCSVQRTREQPMAFLRAHGLPVTRQAVNHPGGAYGYRVGHEGQRFVFMPDNELGDESLVPRETIVAFCQGADVLCHDAQYLEDEIEERRGWGHSSVSEAVELAVEAGVGHLVLTHHDPDRTDDDLDRVQARARAALGPHGIACTVAYEGLTFHLGEADPLPPDPGSVATKAQTL; from the coding sequence ATGACCGTCACTTTCTACGGCGTCCGGGGGTCCACGCCCGCGCCGGGCACCGCCTTCGCCCGCTACGGTGGACACACGACCTGCGCCGCCGTCGCGCTCGGCGACCGCGTGCTCGTCCTCGACGCCGGCACCGGCATCCGGCCGCTCGGGCGCGCCCTGCTTGGCCGAGGCGACGACCTGTTCGTCCTCCTGACCCATCTCCACGCCGACCACGTCACGGGCTTCCCATTCTTCGCCCCGCTCTACGAGGAAGGCCGGACGATCCACCTGATCGACTACGAGGAGGCGTCGTGGTCGCCGCTCGCGCTCTTCGACGGCGTCCACTACCCGCTCCGGCCGGGCGACCTGCCGTGCTCGGTGCAGCGGACGCGGGAACAGCCGATGGCGTTTCTGCGCGCGCACGGGCTTCCGGTGACGCGCCAGGCCGTCAACCACCCCGGTGGAGCCTACGGCTACCGGGTCGGGCACGAGGGGCAGCGCTTCGTGTTCATGCCCGACAACGAACTCGGCGACGAGAGCCTTGTGCCCCGCGAGACGATCGTCGCGTTCTGCCAGGGCGCGGACGTGCTCTGCCACGACGCGCAGTACCTCGAAGACGAGATCGAGGAGCGGCGCGGGTGGGGGCACAGCAGCGTCAGCGAAGCCGTCGAGCTCGCCGTCGAGGCGGGCGTCGGCCACCTCGTGCTGACGCACCACGACCCCGACCGCACCGACGACGACCTCGACCGCGTCCAGGCGCGGGCGCGGGCAGCGCTCGGCCCACACGGCATCGCCTGCACCGTCGCCTACGAGGGGCTCACGTTCCACCTCGGCGAGGCCGATCCGCTGCCGCCCGACCCCGGCAGCGTGGCCACGAAAGCACAGACGCTATGA
- a CDS encoding SdiA-regulated domain-containing protein produces the protein MLRLVSGLILSLALSGCGNAEPRPAPQSLARTQADAPYRFDAPDARFDLPGRLDEISGLTDLGGGRLGAVQDEKGNLYVLDAATGEVVHEHDFGGGGDYEGVGLVGDRVVVLRSDGRLFVILDWQTEKTRAATLDTGLHGSCDAEGLAFDTEGERLLVACKERAGRGLRGARALYAFDLNRQALVPEPAFVVWADSLAGMERSLDEAVRSAVRPLSDINAFKPSAVGIHPLTGEVYVLSSVAKRVLVLARGGTIAAAWPLPSRLLPQPEGLAFLPDGTLFIASEAAGGDATLLRFAYHPVP, from the coding sequence GTGCTTCGTCTCGTCTCTGGCCTGATCCTCAGCCTCGCCCTCAGCGGGTGCGGGAACGCTGAGCCGCGGCCGGCACCCCAGTCACTGGCCAGGACCCAGGCCGACGCGCCGTACCGCTTCGACGCGCCGGACGCGCGGTTCGACCTGCCCGGCCGGCTCGACGAAATCTCCGGCCTGACCGACCTCGGCGGTGGGCGGCTCGGCGCGGTGCAGGACGAGAAGGGCAACCTCTACGTCCTCGACGCCGCCACCGGCGAGGTGGTCCACGAGCACGACTTCGGCGGCGGCGGCGACTACGAAGGCGTCGGGCTCGTCGGCGACCGGGTCGTCGTGCTCCGCAGCGACGGGCGGCTGTTCGTCATCCTCGACTGGCAGACGGAGAAGACCCGCGCCGCGACCCTCGACACCGGCCTCCACGGCTCGTGCGACGCCGAGGGGCTCGCCTTTGACACCGAGGGCGAGCGCCTGCTCGTCGCATGCAAGGAGCGCGCGGGGCGCGGGCTCCGGGGTGCCCGGGCGCTCTACGCCTTCGACCTCAACCGGCAGGCTCTCGTCCCGGAGCCGGCATTCGTCGTCTGGGCCGACTCGCTCGCCGGCATGGAGCGCTCGCTCGACGAGGCGGTGCGCTCGGCTGTGCGTCCGCTGAGCGACATTAACGCCTTCAAGCCCTCGGCGGTCGGGATCCATCCACTCACGGGTGAGGTCTATGTGCTCTCGTCGGTCGCGAAGCGCGTCCTCGTCCTCGCCCGCGGCGGCACGATCGCTGCCGCCTGGCCGCTCCCCTCGCGCCTTCTGCCCCAGCCGGAGGGCCTCGCCTTTCTGCCCGACGGCACCCTCTTCATCGCTAGCGAAGCAGCCGGCGGTGACGCCACGCTCCTTCGGTTCGCCTACCATCCGGTCCCATGA
- a CDS encoding bifunctional phosphoglucose/phosphomannose isomerase has protein sequence MSDIRDAIARHDPDNMFDAVRGFAENFRDGFAIPGDFAPDRSASDWTQSVVVGMGGSAIGGDFVRTFCRETSPVPVSVVRDYALPASVGEGALVIASSYSGGTEETLAAYDEAKRRGATVYAVTSGGALQERAKRDGTPHFIIPGGMQPRAALGYSLGAMLRLAHQLGLCEISEAEQAEAKQVTDARASALANLDGNEALELARVLAEKVPLVYTGPGLMEAVGVRWMTQIQENAKQLAFGNIFAEMNHNEVLAWEHALPDVRQLLHVVVLQDPADHHKIQKRMEVTKGLLAPKAAGWTEFTPQGEGKLARLLSTIQLGDFMSFYLAMLMGVDPTPIETIDHLKRTLAEA, from the coding sequence ATGTCTGACATCCGAGACGCCATCGCCCGGCACGACCCCGACAACATGTTCGACGCCGTGCGCGGCTTCGCCGAGAACTTCCGCGACGGCTTCGCCATCCCCGGCGACTTCGCCCCCGACCGCAGCGCCTCCGACTGGACGCAGAGCGTCGTCGTCGGGATGGGCGGCTCCGCGATTGGGGGCGACTTCGTCCGCACCTTCTGCCGCGAAACGTCGCCCGTGCCGGTCTCGGTCGTGCGCGACTACGCGCTCCCGGCGTCGGTCGGGGAGGGCGCGCTCGTGATCGCCTCCAGCTACTCGGGCGGGACCGAGGAGACGCTCGCGGCCTACGACGAGGCGAAGCGGCGCGGCGCGACCGTCTACGCCGTCACCTCTGGCGGAGCCCTGCAGGAGCGCGCCAAGCGCGACGGCACGCCGCACTTCATCATCCCCGGCGGCATGCAGCCGCGCGCCGCCCTCGGCTACTCGCTCGGGGCGATGCTTAGGCTCGCTCACCAGCTTGGCCTGTGCGAGATCTCGGAAGCCGAGCAGGCCGAGGCGAAGCAGGTCACCGACGCCCGCGCCTCGGCCCTCGCCAACCTCGACGGCAACGAAGCGCTCGAGCTGGCCCGCGTGCTGGCCGAGAAGGTCCCGCTCGTCTACACTGGGCCTGGGCTGATGGAGGCCGTCGGCGTGCGCTGGATGACGCAGATCCAGGAGAACGCCAAACAGCTCGCCTTCGGCAACATCTTCGCCGAGATGAACCACAACGAGGTGCTGGCCTGGGAGCACGCGCTCCCGGACGTGCGGCAGCTACTCCACGTCGTCGTGCTCCAGGACCCGGCGGACCACCACAAAATCCAGAAGCGGATGGAGGTCACGAAGGGCCTCCTCGCGCCGAAGGCCGCAGGCTGGACCGAGTTTACGCCGCAGGGCGAGGGCAAGCTCGCCCGGCTCCTCTCGACGATCCAGCTCGGCGACTTCATGTCGTTCTACCTCGCCATGCTGATGGGGGTTGACCCAACCCCGATTGAGACCATCGACCACCTCAAGCGCACGCTGGCCGAGGCGTGA
- a CDS encoding BamA/TamA family outer membrane protein — MIRSLPHPAVPGVLALVCALTLAACTSSRSFVDRAFDEWQAEVPPERSDLAHRVFLIGDIAASEDRAGLGVLEAQLAEAGENSTVVFLGDQLKRPLPDSLASNRAEAEAPLLSVVEAVEGYEGRVVVVPGDGEWRDGTPEDAADFLRDRLGENVVVPEEGLPGPTHVKLDDGIRLLALDTEWWLQDADDRPTGEVDDEDIESELDVLIALTELLAKYDDDRIIVVGHHPVFSNGERGGHYSLRQHLFPLTDVWEPLYIPLPVVGSVYPLLRGYFGGRQDFSGSDYRTFREALPAAIEEHDGVIYAAAHEYGLQYTPFRTDALELQHHITSGGGSTRGSFAGGFGAGFAHASQGFASVQFYQDGTMWLEFWEPEAGNPQGRLAFRTQLEEALREDIDPQMPDLDPAEMPDYTDSTRVVVADPDLGAGAFQEFFLGDNYRDVWTAPVSVRVLDLGRDKGGLTPVKRGGGYQTVSLRVKNPEGREFVLRQVQKRPDLLLPSALQVGAAADILSDQTSSANPYAALVVPRLAEAAGIYHTNPEFVVVPDDPRLGVYREDFAGTLALFEERPADDVSDQPHFGGAKDVDSSVKLLRELREDNDTRVDARFFLRSRLFDALIGDWDRHEDQWRWAQFEPFELDPTLTGDDRKQGKVYRPIPRDRDQVFFRLTGLFPRIAQYYVPGLQDFDPGYGNVGGLTENGRELDRRLLNELSREDWEAVARDLQARMTDEAFAEALQDWPTEVNALHGERIYRSLQTRRAALAEFAGDWYGQLTRFVDVVGSDKHERFVVERRGEETEVTVYKTSKKGENRKVIYRRVFHDDETREVRLYGLGGRDRFEISGEGDLYIRVIGGPGEDVFADRARVGNQVHYYDTPDGNEIERGDARLTLSDDPGVNRYDPKEFGYSSLEVFPRFGFNPTDGPVVGFDAAVTTSEFRRRPFGHRHQLAVSVATFRGAVSADYQSRWTERVGPFDAVLDADGATPRNVLNFYGLGNETVEDRDFDFYRVRLARASAAAGLELNLVRGLRLGLLPAADLTIVDRDPDLLELNGVTEDVFEEEAFAGGDARLIFEHADRMVNPRQGFRWENRAGVRSGILNTSDTFGTLESMLTAYLSPSLQPQVTLALRVGAEHIVGDFPFYRAATLGGTTNLRGYRSTRFSGRSAFYQNAELRVGLARFTTYAAAGSFGLVGFVDNGRVWADGERSSVWHQGYGGGLWMNLFDMILVNGTVGVSEEATIFNVGVGFLY; from the coding sequence ATGATCCGTTCGCTACCCCACCCGGCTGTTCCCGGTGTTCTCGCCCTCGTGTGCGCGCTCACGCTTGCGGCGTGCACCTCGTCACGCTCGTTCGTAGACCGAGCCTTCGATGAGTGGCAGGCTGAGGTACCGCCGGAGCGGTCTGACCTCGCGCACCGCGTCTTCCTGATCGGCGACATCGCGGCGTCGGAGGACCGGGCGGGACTCGGTGTGCTCGAAGCGCAACTGGCCGAGGCCGGGGAGAACAGCACGGTCGTCTTCCTCGGCGACCAGCTCAAGCGCCCGCTGCCGGACTCGCTCGCGTCGAACCGGGCCGAGGCCGAAGCACCGCTCCTCAGCGTCGTGGAGGCTGTCGAGGGGTACGAAGGCCGCGTCGTCGTCGTCCCCGGCGACGGCGAGTGGCGCGACGGTACGCCCGAAGACGCGGCCGACTTCCTGCGGGACCGGCTCGGCGAGAACGTGGTCGTCCCCGAGGAGGGCCTGCCCGGCCCCACCCACGTCAAGCTCGACGACGGCATCCGGCTCCTCGCGCTCGACACCGAGTGGTGGCTTCAGGACGCCGACGACCGCCCGACCGGCGAGGTGGACGACGAGGACATCGAGTCCGAGCTCGACGTGCTGATCGCCCTCACCGAACTCCTTGCCAAGTACGACGACGACCGGATCATCGTCGTCGGCCACCACCCCGTCTTCTCGAACGGCGAGCGCGGCGGGCACTACAGCCTGCGCCAGCACCTTTTCCCGCTGACTGACGTGTGGGAGCCGCTCTACATCCCGCTGCCGGTCGTCGGCTCGGTCTACCCGCTCCTGCGCGGCTACTTCGGCGGGCGCCAAGACTTTTCCGGTTCCGACTACCGCACGTTCCGCGAGGCACTCCCGGCGGCCATCGAGGAGCACGACGGCGTGATCTACGCCGCCGCGCACGAGTATGGCCTCCAGTACACCCCCTTCCGCACCGACGCGCTCGAACTCCAGCACCACATCACGAGCGGCGGCGGGAGCACGCGCGGCTCGTTCGCTGGCGGCTTCGGCGCGGGCTTCGCGCACGCCTCGCAGGGCTTCGCCTCGGTCCAGTTTTACCAGGACGGGACGATGTGGCTCGAGTTCTGGGAGCCGGAGGCTGGCAACCCGCAGGGCCGCCTCGCCTTCCGCACCCAGCTCGAAGAAGCGCTCCGCGAAGACATCGATCCCCAGATGCCGGACCTGGACCCGGCCGAGATGCCGGACTATACCGACAGCACCCGCGTCGTCGTGGCCGACCCGGACCTCGGAGCCGGGGCGTTCCAGGAGTTTTTCCTCGGCGACAACTACCGCGACGTGTGGACGGCCCCGGTGTCGGTGCGCGTGCTCGACCTCGGGCGCGACAAGGGCGGGCTGACCCCGGTCAAGCGCGGCGGCGGCTACCAGACGGTCTCGCTCCGCGTCAAGAACCCCGAGGGCCGCGAGTTCGTGCTCCGCCAGGTCCAGAAGCGCCCCGACCTGCTCCTGCCCTCCGCCCTGCAGGTCGGGGCCGCTGCCGACATCCTGTCTGACCAGACGTCGTCGGCAAACCCCTATGCGGCGCTCGTCGTCCCGCGCCTCGCCGAAGCCGCTGGTATCTACCACACCAACCCCGAGTTCGTCGTCGTTCCCGACGACCCGCGCCTCGGGGTCTACCGCGAGGACTTCGCGGGGACGCTCGCCCTCTTCGAGGAGCGCCCGGCCGACGATGTCTCCGACCAGCCCCACTTCGGCGGGGCGAAGGACGTGGACTCGTCGGTGAAGCTGCTCCGCGAACTGCGCGAGGACAACGACACCCGCGTCGACGCCCGGTTCTTCCTCCGCAGCCGCCTCTTCGACGCGCTCATCGGCGACTGGGACCGGCACGAGGACCAGTGGCGCTGGGCGCAGTTCGAGCCCTTCGAGCTCGACCCGACCCTGACCGGCGACGACCGGAAGCAGGGCAAGGTCTACCGCCCGATCCCACGCGACCGGGACCAGGTCTTCTTCCGCCTCACGGGCCTCTTCCCGCGCATCGCGCAGTACTACGTCCCCGGCCTCCAGGACTTCGACCCCGGCTACGGCAACGTCGGCGGCCTGACCGAGAACGGGCGCGAACTCGACCGCCGCCTGCTCAACGAACTCTCGCGCGAGGACTGGGAGGCCGTCGCCCGTGACCTCCAGGCGCGCATGACGGACGAGGCGTTCGCCGAGGCGCTCCAGGACTGGCCGACCGAAGTCAACGCCCTCCACGGCGAGCGAATCTACCGGAGCCTCCAGACGCGGCGCGCTGCGCTCGCCGAGTTTGCGGGCGATTGGTACGGCCAGTTGACCCGCTTCGTCGATGTCGTCGGGAGCGACAAGCACGAGCGGTTCGTCGTCGAGCGCCGGGGCGAGGAGACCGAGGTGACGGTCTACAAGACCAGCAAGAAGGGCGAGAACCGCAAGGTGATCTACCGCCGCGTCTTCCACGACGACGAGACGCGCGAGGTGCGGCTCTACGGCCTCGGCGGGCGCGACCGGTTCGAGATCAGCGGCGAGGGCGACCTCTACATCCGCGTCATCGGTGGGCCGGGCGAGGACGTGTTCGCCGACCGCGCCCGCGTCGGCAACCAGGTCCACTACTACGACACGCCCGACGGCAACGAGATCGAGCGCGGTGACGCACGCCTCACCCTGTCAGACGACCCCGGCGTCAACCGCTACGACCCCAAAGAGTTCGGCTACTCCAGCCTGGAGGTCTTCCCCCGCTTCGGCTTCAACCCCACCGACGGCCCCGTCGTCGGCTTCGACGCGGCGGTGACGACCTCTGAGTTCCGGCGCAGGCCGTTCGGACACCGCCACCAGCTCGCGGTGAGCGTCGCCACGTTCCGGGGGGCTGTCAGCGCGGACTACCAGAGCCGGTGGACGGAGCGGGTCGGGCCGTTCGACGCTGTCCTCGACGCCGACGGAGCGACGCCGCGCAACGTGCTCAACTTCTACGGCCTCGGCAACGAGACGGTCGAGGACCGCGACTTCGACTTCTACCGGGTGCGCCTCGCGCGCGCCTCGGCGGCAGCCGGACTCGAACTGAACCTCGTGCGCGGCCTCCGCCTCGGCCTCCTGCCCGCCGCCGACCTCACGATCGTGGACCGCGACCCCGACCTGCTCGAACTGAACGGCGTCACCGAGGACGTGTTCGAGGAGGAAGCCTTCGCCGGAGGCGACGCGCGGCTCATCTTCGAGCACGCCGACCGGATGGTGAACCCGCGCCAGGGCTTCCGCTGGGAGAACCGTGCCGGGGTACGCAGCGGCATCCTCAACACCAGCGACACCTTCGGTACGCTGGAGTCGATGCTGACGGCCTACCTCTCACCCTCGCTCCAGCCCCAGGTCACGCTCGCGCTCCGCGTCGGGGCCGAGCACATCGTGGGCGACTTCCCGTTCTACCGCGCCGCCACGCTCGGCGGGACGACCAACCTGCGCGGCTACCGGAGCACGCGCTTCTCGGGCCGCAGCGCGTTCTACCAGAACGCCGAACTCCGCGTTGGGCTGGCCCGGTTCACGACCTACGCCGCGGCGGGCTCGTTCGGCCTCGTCGGGTTCGTCGACAACGGGCGCGTCTGGGCCGACGGCGAACGCTCCTCGGTATGGCACCAGGGCTACGGCGGGGGCCTGTGGATGAACCTGTTCGACATGATCCTCGTCAACGGGACCGTCGGTGTCTCCGAAGAGGCCACGATCTTCAACGTCGGGGTCGGGTTCCTTTACTAA
- a CDS encoding ATP-binding protein, protein MADTQTELEAAQAEAERARESLRIAQDQLLQARKMASLGQLTAGIAHEIKNPLNFVNNFAQLLVDLARELREELGEQRDRPAGEVLDEVGDILDDMTHNAEKIREHGERADATVRSMLMHSRSNDDQRQAVDLNALVKQYVNLAYHGMRASDPHFNTTIEFDLDPEVEHLEIIPQEIGRVFINLANNAFSATRSKAEQKDAAGESFRPVVSVRTSLRGDEVEVRIGDNGTGIPESVRARIFEPFFTTKPVGTGTGLGLSLSYEIVTVGHGGTMAVETEEGEGTTFVITLPQTDQRLPAADG, encoded by the coding sequence ATGGCTGACACACAGACCGAGCTAGAAGCGGCGCAGGCCGAGGCGGAGAGAGCTAGGGAGAGCCTCCGCATCGCGCAGGACCAGCTCCTCCAGGCCCGCAAGATGGCCTCGCTCGGGCAGCTCACCGCCGGGATCGCGCACGAGATCAAGAACCCGCTCAACTTCGTCAACAACTTCGCCCAGCTCCTCGTGGACCTCGCCCGCGAGCTGCGCGAGGAACTCGGCGAGCAGCGCGACCGCCCGGCCGGCGAGGTGCTGGACGAGGTCGGGGACATCCTCGACGACATGACCCACAACGCGGAGAAAATCCGCGAGCACGGCGAGCGCGCCGACGCGACGGTCCGCAGCATGCTCATGCACTCCCGCAGCAACGACGACCAGCGCCAGGCGGTCGACCTCAACGCGCTCGTCAAGCAGTACGTCAACCTCGCCTATCACGGCATGCGCGCCTCCGACCCGCACTTCAACACCACCATCGAGTTCGACCTCGACCCTGAGGTGGAGCACCTGGAGATCATCCCGCAGGAGATCGGGCGCGTGTTCATCAACCTCGCCAACAACGCGTTCTCGGCTACGCGCTCGAAGGCGGAGCAGAAGGACGCCGCCGGCGAGTCGTTCCGCCCCGTGGTCTCGGTGCGGACGAGCCTGCGCGGCGACGAGGTCGAGGTCCGCATCGGCGACAACGGGACCGGCATCCCGGAGTCCGTGCGGGCGCGCATCTTCGAGCCGTTCTTCACGACCAAGCCTGTCGGGACAGGGACCGGGCTGGGGCTGTCGCTCTCCTACGAGATCGTCACCGTCGGGCACGGCGGGACGATGGCGGTCGAGACGGAGGAGGGCGAGGGGACGACCTTCGTCATTACCTTGCCCCAGACAGACCAGCGCCTGCCCGCCGCCGATGGATAG
- a CDS encoding adenylate/guanylate cyclase domain-containing protein, producing MSSPTDRHDETAPAEPEAASGCAHILVADDEPDLAALIKQKFRRRIRKGELDFLFAADGEEALEHLREHPDIDLVLTDINMPRMDGLTLLAELTRLKREDDVLGAVVVTAYGDMMNIRTAMNQGAFDFLTKPIDLDDLEVTIDKALDRVRDEKQAAHARETVGRYLSDEIAETLLAGPEATQLGGERRRVSIMMADLRGFSTMAERLAPEQVLDVLNIHLGAMADVIGTYGGTIDEYLGDGLLVLFGAPVEREDHARRAVACAVAMQQAMTDVNEQVRAMGHRPLQMGIGINTGDVVVGNIGSEKRMKYGVVGSPVNVAGRIESATVGGQVLVSAATKAEAGADVRIRRTMELAAKGFSAPIPLFDVAGVGGHVDLQLPTETRALQPLPRPLPVRFHILDGKQLGDEAVDADLTALSPAAGRLRTDYPLDPFTDLKLHVPIRDATDEPVGNAYAKVLERGDDGWTIHFTSVPEAVALSLRGYLDEAAGRVG from the coding sequence ATGAGCAGCCCCACCGACCGCCACGACGAGACGGCCCCCGCCGAGCCCGAGGCGGCGAGCGGATGCGCGCACATCCTCGTGGCCGACGACGAGCCGGACCTCGCCGCGCTGATCAAGCAGAAGTTCCGCCGCCGCATCCGCAAGGGCGAGCTCGACTTCCTCTTCGCCGCCGACGGCGAAGAGGCCCTGGAGCACCTCCGCGAGCACCCCGACATCGACCTCGTCCTGACCGACATCAACATGCCGCGGATGGACGGGCTGACGCTCCTGGCCGAGCTGACCCGCCTCAAGCGCGAGGACGATGTGCTCGGCGCGGTTGTGGTCACCGCGTACGGCGATATGATGAACATCCGCACGGCGATGAACCAGGGGGCGTTCGACTTCCTCACCAAGCCCATCGACCTCGACGACCTCGAGGTGACGATCGACAAGGCGCTCGACCGGGTGCGCGACGAGAAGCAGGCGGCGCACGCCCGCGAGACTGTCGGGCGCTACCTCTCCGACGAGATCGCCGAGACGCTTCTGGCCGGACCGGAGGCGACCCAGCTTGGCGGCGAACGCCGCCGCGTCTCGATTATGATGGCCGACCTGCGCGGCTTCTCGACGATGGCCGAGCGCCTCGCACCGGAGCAGGTCCTCGACGTGCTCAACATCCACCTCGGCGCGATGGCCGACGTGATCGGGACCTACGGCGGGACGATAGACGAGTACCTCGGCGACGGCCTCCTCGTCCTCTTCGGCGCGCCGGTCGAGCGTGAGGACCACGCCCGCCGCGCCGTGGCCTGCGCCGTGGCGATGCAGCAGGCGATGACCGACGTCAACGAGCAGGTCCGGGCGATGGGGCACCGGCCGCTTCAGATGGGCATCGGGATCAACACCGGCGACGTGGTCGTCGGCAACATCGGCTCTGAGAAGCGGATGAAGTACGGCGTCGTCGGCAGCCCGGTCAACGTGGCGGGCCGGATCGAGTCGGCGACGGTCGGCGGCCAGGTCCTGGTCTCGGCCGCGACGAAGGCCGAGGCCGGCGCAGATGTCCGCATCCGACGGACGATGGAACTGGCCGCAAAAGGCTTCTCCGCCCCGATCCCGCTCTTCGACGTGGCCGGCGTCGGCGGCCACGTCGACCTCCAACTGCCCACCGAGACGCGCGCGCTCCAGCCGCTCCCGCGCCCGCTCCCGGTCCGCTTCCACATCCTCGACGGCAAGCAACTCGGCGACGAGGCCGTCGACGCTGACCTGACCGCGCTGTCCCCGGCCGCCGGCCGCCTCCGCACGGACTACCCCCTCGACCCATTCACCGACCTCAAGCTGCACGTCCCGATCCGCGACGCCACCGACGAACCGGTCGGGAACGCCTACGCCAAAGTGCTCGAACGCGGGGACGACGGCTGGACGATCCACTTCACCTCCGTCCCCGAAGCCGTCGCGCTTTCGCTGCGCGGCTACCTCGACGAAGCCGCCGGCCGCGTCGGCTGA